One part of the Granulicella arctica genome encodes these proteins:
- the hisD gene encoding histidinol dehydrogenase, whose protein sequence is MKLVRTFGRGKATANALIETLERRGAVSTARVEPVVRKILSEVQSNGDVALRKYATKFDDLAKGAPLLVSREEMKAAWEATDPALRTAMQTARKNIRAFAEAQKPAEWTISPADGVKTGQIVRPLGSVGCYVPGGRYPLPSTLLMTTTPAQVAGVKRIVVCSPKPARETLAAAWLAGVTEFYRVGGAQAIAAMAYGTESIARVDKVVGPGNLYVTAAKTIVSSECGIDMPAGPTEIIVTSETGDAAGIAADLVAQAEHDPEALAILITSNAELAVAVATEVKTQAKGNPIAKQSLAAQGCIFVTSTVTEARELTNRLAPEHLTVDTNADLKWVQNAGSVFVGAYAPQSMGDYISGPNHVLPTGRVGRVRGGLSVLDFVKVITVQQYTRKGLKEMGPHAIALAEAEGLVGHAESVRVRMR, encoded by the coding sequence ATGAAGCTAGTACGAACATTTGGACGCGGGAAAGCTACAGCAAACGCGTTGATCGAAACACTGGAGAGACGCGGTGCCGTCAGCACAGCTCGCGTTGAACCCGTTGTACGAAAGATCCTCTCCGAGGTACAGAGCAACGGCGATGTCGCGCTAAGGAAGTATGCGACAAAGTTCGACGATCTCGCGAAGGGTGCACCACTGCTGGTGTCACGCGAAGAGATGAAGGCCGCGTGGGAGGCGACGGACCCTGCATTGCGTACCGCCATGCAAACGGCGCGGAAGAATATCCGCGCGTTCGCAGAGGCTCAGAAGCCCGCGGAGTGGACGATCTCTCCTGCGGATGGCGTCAAGACGGGACAGATTGTACGGCCGCTGGGAAGCGTTGGCTGCTATGTGCCGGGTGGCCGCTATCCGCTGCCTTCGACGCTGCTGATGACGACGACGCCCGCACAGGTAGCGGGAGTGAAGCGCATCGTCGTCTGCTCGCCCAAGCCCGCACGAGAGACGCTGGCAGCCGCATGGTTGGCTGGCGTGACGGAGTTCTATCGCGTCGGTGGAGCACAGGCGATCGCTGCGATGGCCTACGGAACAGAGAGCATCGCACGCGTCGATAAGGTCGTTGGACCGGGCAATCTCTATGTAACCGCGGCGAAGACGATTGTCTCGAGCGAGTGCGGCATCGACATGCCTGCGGGCCCAACGGAGATTATCGTGACCAGCGAGACCGGCGACGCCGCAGGGATCGCCGCCGATCTGGTCGCACAGGCGGAGCACGATCCTGAAGCGCTTGCGATTCTAATTACGAGCAATGCAGAGCTGGCAGTAGCCGTTGCTACTGAGGTGAAGACACAGGCCAAGGGTAATCCCATCGCGAAGCAGTCACTGGCGGCGCAGGGATGCATTTTTGTAACTTCAACGGTTACAGAAGCACGAGAGCTGACCAATCGACTTGCACCGGAGCATCTGACGGTGGATACAAATGCCGATCTGAAGTGGGTGCAGAACGCCGGTTCGGTATTCGTTGGGGCATACGCGCCACAGTCCATGGGAGATTACATCTCCGGACCAAACCACGTGTTGCCCACGGGACGCGTGGGGCGCGTACGCGGTGGTTTGAGCGTGCTGGACTTTGTGAAGGTCATTACGGTACAGCAGTACACGCGCAAGGGGCTGAAGGAGATGGGACCCCATGCGATTGCACTGGCTGAGGCCGAAGGGCTTGTCGGACATGCGGAGAGCGTGCGAGTGAGGATGCGATGA
- the hisG gene encoding ATP phosphoribosyltransferase: MTEKTHKLKLGIPKGSLQDATLALFERAGWRIFANGRSYFPTIDDVEIECMLVRAQEMARYVEHGALDAGLTGNDWVLENETDVEYVTSLTYSKQSRQKVKWVLAVPEDSPFYKPEDLAGKIIATELVEFTKRYFAGKNIPVTVEFSWGATEVKPPTLADAIVEVTETGSSLRANRLRIIETLMESETQLIANKAAYKDEWKREKIDNISLMLNAAIAAQGRVGLMLNTRKADLSAVIGVLPALNSPTVSQLSDADWVALNTILDEALVRDVIPKLKAAGATGIVEYPLSKVVL, encoded by the coding sequence ATGACGGAAAAGACGCACAAGTTGAAGCTGGGGATTCCGAAGGGCAGCCTACAGGACGCAACGCTTGCGCTGTTTGAACGCGCTGGCTGGAGGATCTTTGCGAATGGACGCAGCTACTTCCCGACGATCGATGATGTTGAGATCGAGTGCATGCTGGTGCGTGCGCAGGAGATGGCGCGCTATGTTGAGCACGGCGCGCTGGATGCCGGCCTCACCGGCAACGATTGGGTTCTGGAGAACGAGACGGATGTGGAGTACGTCACGAGCCTCACCTACTCCAAGCAGAGCCGGCAGAAGGTGAAGTGGGTTTTGGCCGTCCCCGAGGACTCCCCGTTCTACAAGCCGGAGGATCTTGCGGGCAAGATCATTGCGACCGAGCTGGTCGAGTTCACCAAGCGCTACTTTGCCGGGAAGAATATTCCGGTTACGGTCGAGTTCAGTTGGGGTGCGACTGAGGTGAAGCCACCTACACTTGCAGATGCGATCGTCGAAGTAACGGAGACGGGTTCGAGCCTGAGGGCAAACCGTTTGCGCATCATCGAAACACTGATGGAGAGCGAGACGCAGCTCATCGCGAATAAAGCCGCTTACAAAGATGAATGGAAGCGCGAGAAGATCGACAACATCTCCCTGATGCTGAATGCTGCGATCGCTGCACAGGGGCGTGTTGGGTTGATGCTGAACACTCGCAAGGCGGATCTGTCGGCGGTGATCGGTGTGCTGCCTGCGTTGAACTCGCCGACGGTCTCACAACTGAGCGATGCGGATTGGGTCGCGCTGAATACGATCCTCGATGAGGCACTTGTACGCGATGTTATCCCCAAACTGAAGGCTGCGGGAGCTACTGGCATTGTGGAGTATCCACTGAGCAAGGTTGTTTTGTAA
- the hisC gene encoding histidinol-phosphate transaminase — protein MTTTTVVRTAVKPRRAVLAMPEYHPPLAAREALRLDFNENTFAPSPRVMEQLKQITPEGLTKYPEREPVERIAAQHFGIEADQVLLTNGVDEVIHLVCAAFLEPEDEALIATPTFFMYDVSISMMTSGLRKIQSDASLEFPYERFMAAINERTKLIIVASPNNPTGAIVSREHLLAIAAAAPQAVLMVDEAYFHFHGESTIEDIATIPNLLIARTFSKAYGLANLRIGMLAGNVELLKYVRKVCSPYNVNGVALDCLPVALADEDYLAWYTEQVRIGRERMMDGLRTMGVPFFPSHANFILMKIGPKHAELVKAMRKHGVLLRDRSADPGCDGFVRITIGVEEHVTLGLAALQTSLNEIGWKA, from the coding sequence ATGACTACAACAACAGTTGTAAGGACTGCCGTGAAGCCCCGCCGTGCTGTGCTGGCGATGCCCGAGTATCATCCTCCGCTGGCTGCACGTGAGGCGCTAAGGCTGGACTTCAACGAGAACACCTTCGCTCCTTCGCCTCGCGTGATGGAACAGCTGAAACAGATTACGCCTGAGGGCTTGACGAAGTATCCCGAGCGCGAGCCTGTGGAGCGAATTGCCGCGCAGCACTTCGGCATCGAGGCCGATCAGGTGCTACTGACGAACGGTGTGGATGAGGTGATTCACCTGGTGTGCGCTGCATTTCTCGAGCCCGAGGACGAGGCTCTCATCGCCACGCCGACCTTCTTCATGTACGACGTGAGCATCTCCATGATGACCTCCGGCCTGCGCAAGATTCAGTCGGACGCTTCACTCGAGTTTCCTTACGAGCGCTTCATGGCGGCGATCAACGAACGAACAAAGCTCATCATCGTGGCATCGCCCAACAATCCAACGGGAGCAATCGTCAGCCGGGAGCACCTGCTCGCCATCGCAGCAGCGGCTCCGCAGGCCGTGTTGATGGTCGATGAAGCGTACTTTCATTTTCATGGCGAGTCGACGATCGAGGACATTGCGACGATCCCGAATCTCCTCATTGCACGCACGTTTTCAAAGGCGTATGGGCTTGCCAATCTGCGCATCGGAATGCTTGCAGGTAACGTAGAGTTGTTGAAGTATGTGCGCAAGGTCTGTTCGCCCTACAACGTGAACGGTGTGGCGCTGGATTGCCTGCCGGTAGCGCTTGCCGATGAAGACTATCTTGCGTGGTACACGGAGCAGGTGCGAATTGGCCGTGAGCGCATGATGGACGGACTACGGACGATGGGCGTGCCTTTCTTCCCGAGCCACGCAAACTTTATTTTGATGAAGATTGGCCCGAAGCATGCGGAGTTGGTGAAAGCGATGCGAAAGCACGGCGTTCTGTTGCGCGACCGCTCGGCTGATCCCGGATGCGACGGCTTTGTCCGCATCACCATTGGCGTCGAGGAGCACGTGACGCTTGGCCTGGCAGCACTGCAAACATCGTTGAACGAGATTGGATGGAAGGCATAA
- the hisI gene encoding phosphoribosyl-AMP cyclohydrolase produces the protein MTIDFAKMDGLVPGMVQDAKTGELLMLGFLNELSYAKTLETGYVTFWSRTRQKLWMKGETSGNRLRVIEAATDCDNDALLFKVEVEGDGLVCHEGTVSCFTKPIAMETK, from the coding sequence ATGACGATTGATTTTGCGAAGATGGATGGGCTGGTCCCGGGGATGGTCCAGGATGCCAAGACCGGCGAGTTGCTGATGCTCGGCTTCCTGAACGAGCTCAGCTATGCCAAGACGCTCGAGACCGGATACGTGACGTTCTGGAGCAGGACGCGGCAGAAGCTCTGGATGAAGGGCGAGACGAGCGGCAACAGGCTGCGGGTAATCGAAGCTGCGACCGACTGCGACAACGATGCCCTGCTGTTCAAGGTCGAGGTTGAGGGCGATGGCCTGGTATGCCACGAGGGAACCGTAAGCTGCTTCACCAAACCGATTGCGATGGAGACGAAGTAA
- a CDS encoding ComEA family DNA-binding protein — protein MLRLTRRLLALALFAAAFTSITPAHVAVAQAMTAKAPAVADANLIDINTATPDQLKALKGVGDAYAKRIIAGRPYTAKNQLTTRGIVPPATYNGIKDQIIARAPKK, from the coding sequence ATGCTTAGACTGACCCGCCGCCTCCTCGCCCTTGCCCTCTTCGCCGCTGCATTCACCAGCATCACACCCGCACACGTTGCTGTAGCGCAGGCGATGACCGCCAAAGCCCCTGCCGTCGCAGATGCAAACCTGATCGACATCAACACAGCCACGCCCGATCAGCTCAAAGCGCTCAAGGGAGTTGGCGACGCATATGCCAAGCGCATCATCGCCGGCCGTCCCTACACGGCGAAGAACCAGCTGACGACTCGCGGCATCGTGCCCCCGGCGACCTACAACGGGATCAAGGACCAGATCATCGCCCGCGCACCCAAGAAGTAG